From the genome of Setaria viridis chromosome 1, Setaria_viridis_v4.0, whole genome shotgun sequence:
GTTGACGCACTCAATAACCTTGGTGATGTTAACACACCTTCGTCTCCTGTATCAGTGGAGCAGCTTTTTGGAATTGTAGGCAATGACTCTGGAATTCCTGATTTTGCTGGCTTGAGGCATTTGAATGTTCCGCGTCCATCACAGAGTCAGAGGTACGGAGAGATGGATTCTCCTTGGAGCCCTGCGTATGTCTCACCAGGCCAGTACGCAGTGCATGATCCTAGGGATTTTCCCGTTTCACCATCATCTGCAAGGTTTCAAGTCGGAGCGGAGGATTTTGATGAGAGGACTCCTGATGACTTTGTAAGGCAGTCACCAAAATATCGTCATTATGAGGCTCAGTCACCACCGCACATGGACAATTTAGTATGGCTTCCACCTGGTGCTGTAATTCAGCAAAATGCAGGATTTCCTGGTAATTTAAGTCGCTCCAACAACTTTTTGGATGGAAACAGTGTAGGtgaacatggccgtttgccatTCCAGCAGGGTCAAGGTTCAATGACTGATCCTCGCTATATGGATCCTCGTTGGACTCGCCCTGCCCAACAACATTTTGACCAAGCAAGCATGACTAATGAATACCCTGGTCACCCTTCTAATTCTTGTTCAAATTGCTACCGCTCTGGTGAGCATTATATGGGAGGTCAAGATATTAGAATGGAAAATGGTGTCTATGTCAAAGAGCAAAatggtggtcatcctcccatgTTTTATAACGAGTCACATTTGCACGATAGAGTTTGGCATGCGCATACTAGCCAAAGTCATCAAAGGTATGAGGATCCAAGGCTGCATCTTCCTGGCAATGGTAGAGTGATTGAGCCATACATTGTAGATACCAACCCTGTCAATTCTGTATTTGCACCAAACAAAGTATATGAAATGCATTCAGCAACTCTTGGTCGTTCTAGCCATGAAAGTCCCCACTACTTCCATGGTAGTTGTGAGCTCATAAATGACACATATCACAACCAACAAGTTGGAGGCAGTGGATCATATGTGCAGCCAGCAGGGTTTGAAGAATCCCCTGGTCAGCATTACAACCACTCTTCGACATATGGTGCAGATTCCTTTTACCAAATGCAGCAGAATTTGCCACCCATTCAATCTCTCAGGAGGAGAGCGAACAGTCCTGTCCACGCTGGCTCGCCATATGATTCTCCACACCTGCCAATGCCAAATGGGAGCATTCCAATGCCAAATGGGAGCATTAACACCAACTTTGTTAGAAATACAGGTGATGTTAGTCCAAGGATACCAGGTCTACCTGCATATGAGCGAATGCCAAACCCATGGGCTCCTCCTAATGGCAGCATACCATATAGAGTTGTTGGGCATGATGTTCCTGCTGCCATGGAAAGCACTAGTGCTCTTGGTCCTAGGTCTAATCCAATTACTGCTCAATATGTTCAGCCTTTCATTGCCCCCGAGTCAGTCCAGCATCAACACGGAGCCCCATCAAGGGAGGTTAACCCTGAAAGAGCGTATGCTGACCACATACCACCACCATATGTTGATGGCAGAGTAGCTGTTTCTGCATTGCCCCTCACTGATCAATTATCGAGGTTGGATACTAACACAATGAAGAAACCTGAAGGTCCAGAGTATGATAACTCTACTCGAAATGTGAATGAAGGAACTCCTTTGCATGCTGTGGATGAAACAAATACCCTACCCCGCCATGTTGGAGCTGTACATGAAGTTGATCCTAAGCAGAAACCAACCGAACATGAAATCAGAACAAAGCAACTTGAAGCTGGGGTGACAGCACTGCAGGAATGTGGGGACATTTCAGAGGATAGGTTGAATTTTGTTCCTGAGTTGATTGCCTCTCTTAAAAAGGCTGCACTGGAAGATGCGACTGAGACACAGATGGCCCAATCAGATGCTAATGCTGCTGTTTCACCTGTTCCTGATGATGACGATAATGGAAAGAAGTTGGATGTGGCAACTGCTGGTGTAAGTAGTGCTTCAAAGTTGTGCGCATTAATTACTAAACTATCTATAACTCTCCACTGAAATTATTTTGTCCTGCAGAATACAGACGCAATTCAGGACTCTGATTTGCATGGAAGCAGTGATCAGCAGAAGAGCTCCAAGATTGAGTCTACAACTGCTGAAGCTGAAGCTTTGTCTAAAGGACTACAGGTGTGTTTGCTGATCTCTCTGTGTGTAGCACTGTTTGAATTTTACCTTATATTCCATTTATAATTTTACCTTATATTCCATTTATAATTTTACCTTATATTCCATTTATAATTTTACCTTATATTCCATTTATACTGTGTATGGATCATGCAGACTATAAACAATGATGATTTGGAGGAAATTAGAGAGCTGGGTTCAGGTACTTATGGGGCGGTCTATCATGGTAAATGGAGGGGATGTGATGTTGCCATTAAAAGAATAAAAGCAAGTTGCTTTGCTGGAAGACCATCTGAGAGAGAGCGTTTGGTATGTTTAATTTTCTTGCTAGTTCCTTCTACTCTAGAAACTTCAGGATGTTTGCACTCACCTTGTACAGTACGAATAGCTTCCTCACAGTCCTTTGTAGTATTTTCTGAACAATATTTTGGTCTATCCAGCTGCACTAAGGATAAAGTGAATTTGTACGTATTCTTCTGTGCAAAATGATTCTAGTTGAGCTTTATCTGATTTTGCAGATTGCGGATTTCTGGAAAGAAGCTCTGATCCTAAGCTCAGTTCATCATCCAAATGTGGTTTCATTTTATGGTGTAGTTCGTGATGGTCCGGATGGAAGCTTAGCAACAGTTACTGAGTTTATGGTCAATGGTTCTCTCAAACAGTTCCTGAGGAAAAAAGACAGGTATTGTTGTTTAATATAAGAATAGTTTGTTCATTTATTTCTCCTGTATCAAACTCTAAAATACAGCAATTGTGCAGGACAATTGATCGCCGGAAGAGAGTTATATTAGCCATGGATGCTGCATTTGGCATGGAGTATTTGCATGGGAAGAATATAGTCCATTTTGACCTGAAGTGTGAGAATCTGCTCGTGAACATGAGGGATCCACAGCGTCCGATCTGCAAGGTTTAATCCCAAGCCTTGCCCCTTGCTATCTTATCTTTTTGGGAAAACTCATGTTGCCATGGTGGATATTGTCTCCTGACTTTTCCCCAACTCGGTACTTTCTGATCAGATTGGTGATCTCGGACTATCAAAGGTTAAACAACATACTTTGGTATCTGGTGGTGTTAGAGGAACCTTACCATGGATGGCACCAGAGCTTCTGAGTGGGAAAAGTAATATGGTGTCAGAGAAGGTAAAACTGCTTTTTCTTGTAAGCATATTTGATAGAGCATACTCGTAGTAAACAATATTCCACTTTTTTGTGTTTTGacgaaaaactatttttatgCATCTTGTAGATTGATGTCTATTCATTTGGTATTGTCATGTGGGAGCTGCTTACTGGGGAAGAGCCCTACTCTGACATGCGTGCTGCTGAAATTATTGGTAATGTCCAAAATTCCCTATAATAACTTAGAATGCTACGCCTTGATCTCATATGGCTCATTCCACCATGTCACTGAAGTGATTTAATTGCCATGCCATTTTCTAGGGGGTATTGTGAACGATTCGTTACGCCCTCAAATCCCCGCATGGTGTGATCCTGAGTGGAAGGCGTTGATGGAAAGCTGTTGGTCCAGTGATCCAACTGAGAGACCATCATTCACTGATATATCTCAACGGTTGAGGAAAATGGCTGCCGCAATGAATGTGAAGTAAAGGCTCAGAAGCTCTAAAGGGATCATGTGAGTTTTCCCGCATCCAATATATGATTACAAGAGGAAGGCAAAGTTCAAACTGGATTATATGGagtaaatatttttcaaatgtCTTGGCAGCATCTCAATTTACCCTACTCTAAGTGATAGTTTTATTAAGTGCTTCATGGAAGAAAAGTTTTTGTCATGGAGATTCCAAAGCATGCTTAATGTGAGTCAGCAGTTTCTTGGGTTTCTGTATTCCTTGTATAATGATTAGTAGAAACTGACATTTCCCTTTCCTATTTCAGGAACTTTTTATCCTGGAGTAACCAGCTTTCATTTTGCCTTCTGCTCTAAACAGTTTGCTATATAGGGTATCATCTTGATGGGAACTGTTGGACTGTAATGTAAATAAGTTTTGACTCGCTTCATCCGGCTGGCACATGTTAGATGTGCACAGTAAAATAGGCACGGTTCAGAGCTGGACACAGCTATCCTTTTTTCCCTACAGATTGTGTCCTTGGAGAGATGGAACGAACTCGAATAGATAGCCTTGTTCAGATTGTACATAGTTTACGAATAAGAGTTCTATATTGTTTTTCCTGTATATATCATCTTTTCCAATTTGAAATCGCATGGTTATTTAGATCGCCCGGATGTCGCATTTCACCTGTTATTGTTTGAAAGTTTTGTTGTGGATGGAAAAGTACTTGGCCCAATCCCCAATTAATGCAAGGGAAAATGAGCTAATTTTCATGTCAATCCTAATTGATCAGGTCACATTCTTTCTATTTGGTCTTGTATCCACGATGTTGCTTGCATGCCACTTCTGTGCTGGTGAGTGATTATCTCCATTGTTCTGTTTGCTGCAATTTAGGAGGCAACTTGACTGTGATTAAGAGCTGTCATGCAAATAACGAGATGCCCTTCTTGGGATAGACATATCTCCCATATTTTCCCCTTGTGCTCATGGTCCCAGACATAATGGAGGAGGATGTTTAGGTAGCTCTACTCCATGAATGTCTAGGTCTCTAGGCAGTGTGATGCCTGTCTCTTCGAACATTCTGAGATTCTCATTTGCTAGTCTTCACGTACCTGCCCAGTTTTTTGTTCTCCTCTTTTCTGTAGGGCACCTGATTACAGTTTGATTGAAAAGGATAATTTCACCGCCTTGACTATATAATTATATCCAGGCCAAAGCTATAGCTTAACCTATTATCAGTAGGTAACCTGTTTTGATCTACAATATTGTTCAAGAGTTCCTTGCACCTCTCTTCTTCCCAGTCTTACTTTGAGCTTTACATGACCTTGCAGGCACACGTTGACATCAATTTGGAACTCACTGTTCCTCATGATCTTTATCAACTACATATAATATACCAGCATCTGGGCTATTTTAGGCCAAGCATGGTTCATATGGGGCACTTTAGGGTAGGCGTGTTTTTCTCCTGTCAGTTCATCAACACTTCACTGATTAGCCTAGCCTTGCAGAGGACGACCTGTCTAACAAAGAACAAGATAAACTCCAACTTGCTCACCAAACCGCACAATTAGCTACTACTAACACTAAACTATTGCAGCGCCTAATTAAGTTGCACTCAAAGTCAAACACATTAACAAATGACGCGGGCCGCCACTCGCCTTCCTCCTTCGTTCTCTTCTCCGTGTTGCGTTGCGCTGATGAATCAATATGAACAACTCATGGACGGATTGATGAACTGAGTGCTTTGTTCCTCGAGGTATTCCTGCCATGGTTTGTGCGCTTAGGTGACAAGTCAAAAGCTCCACCGGACAGAAGAGGGGATTGTGTCATTGTGTGGCGAATCATTGAGAGACGGCACACAGTAGGTGCGACACGGCTTGGCATCTTCTTCGGAGTTCAGGGAACACACCAGCTAGGCTAGTTAGGGTTCGTGCAGGAGTGTATATATAAATGGATAACTGATTGGCCATTTGATTGATTGAAATTCAGTGATTATTTGGTTCTTGTTCGTGTCCATTTGATCGTTGCGGTGATGTTTCGCACGCACGCCTGCGTTGACAGGTATAAAGCAAAGTGATCTCATGCTTGCAAATAAAATTAAAATGTGAAGGATGGATCAGCTtaggtgtggccgtgtgggagCCCTCTGGATGCTGGATATGAAACTTGATAGGAATGACAGCTCCAGAGGTGGCCAAGCTTGCTTACAAATCGCAACACGGTTCTCCGATCTCGTAATCATGCATGACTTCACGGATCATGAGTCATGGCTAGGGTTTTAGATACCGGAACCGGACTAGTTCCGGGAGTTTGGTAAAGTTGTAGCTCCTAGCCAGTTTCCAGCAGGCATTGGCAAAATAGCAAAATATTCATCTTCATTACCACTCTCTTATTTGTCTACATAATGCTGATATTTGCACTTCAGTTTAAACTGTTCAAAAACATGCTATGCTACTGTGTTATCTACTCCAAGATTTCTGGTTCTCCGATCCGATGTAACTCACAATGTTTAGTATGTACGTTACAAATCCACAACTGGGATTTGAAAATTCTGATCCTGCAGATTTCCTCACTTCCCCTTGTCTGCTCCCGGTTCAGACTCGAGATTCAGAAAACCCGGAATTGAATAGTGAGGCATATGTTGGATCTGCTCCCTTGGTCGCATCTGAAAAGACAGAATTCGACACGGCGGCAAGCTAGAGAGCCCCAGGCTTTTCTCCTCCGTGCCATGTTAATGCAACCAGAGGAATCTCCAGCCCCAACTGAGATTTCTCCGGCCGGAGCACGGCGCCTCCGTCGCGCGCGACACATGCCACCAACCAACCACCCCTTTCtagggtggcagcggcggccacgCCTCGCCATCGATCGCCTGATCTCTCCTGTCCTTTGCCACTCGCGTCGTCACAGGGCGGGTTCATCAGGCCTGCTGCCTGCAAAGCCGGCCCTGACGTCAAGCGGCTTACACGGTTACACCACGCACGCAGGCGCAGCTGCTGACACGAAACCGGGCAAGAATTGCAGCGGCAATTCAGGGGTGGAACGCGAGATAACGCGCTGTTCTAGCATGCAGGACCGATCGCGATCGAGATTGGTATGATGGTGAGGTAACGGTGTCGCAGTGCCCCCGGCTCCTTTCGATTCGTTCTCGCCGTGCGTGCTAGCAACCGGCCGGTCAAATCAAAAAGATGAGCTTCAGGCTGAAGCAATTAGCGTCACTAACTAACTCTTGCTTTTCCAGCGCTAAGAAATATCCTGCCGGTTAAATCCGGCACTGTGCGCGGACAGTGACATGGGGAAGCTAAGCTAGCTCTAGCTTTATTATCTCGCCATGACCATTTGCCAGCGATATCACATGAATGGAAGAACCCTAACGGCAGGTAGGGTTCCCGGCTTGACGCCCGGTACGTCCAGTCGCGCGCCCTGCTGTTTGTCGGGGCGGAAATTTTGAGGAGATCGGCTGGGGAAACGGATTGACAGGTGATGGATGGCAAAGGCGTCAGGCCTTTGTTGATCTGATCGGATGAGTGGATTTTGGTCGCCTGCATGCCTGGCCTGCCTGACGTTCAACGCAGACGGCACGGAACAAAACTTGGCCGAAGGCTGTCCGATCAAGGGCTAGCATACGTGTAGCCTTTTTATCATGACCCTCCATTTTTATGTTTGTGTGACGCGGTTGCAGGGGCTATCTTGGCCGTTCATCCGCCTCCTGACCGCAAGTGACCACATGAACTAGGACTAGTTCGTGAATGTTGTGATGTGCTAGTGCCGTCGGAAGAACGCTCCGTTAGATTTACGGAATTCATAACTTTAGTTGCGTCACCGGATCGGATAGGAGTAGAAAATTATGTGTCaatgtggcaaaaaaaaaaaaagaattaggCCGCCCCTTTGATTGATTTTACCTACCTTATGATTAAGTTATTATAGAGAAGAGCAGCATGCATGGTTCATGTACTTTGCTTTGGGGTACAGCCTCTTAGGTCAAGTACTATGCATATGCATTCAAATGCTAGAATCCAATGAGGCTCACCAAAGGGATATCCAGTTATTCCCACTGCCTTTTGCAACCTTTTTCCCTTGTGCTCATCTCCTTTCCATTTCCCCCTCCAAGATTTAAGACCACTTTAACTCGTTTCATGTTGCTGATGCATGCCAGGCAAGGAGTGCAAGGGGACATGGGAATATGACCCTGCAGGAAATGACAATCAGGAAAATACCAAATGACTCCTCAATCCTTTCTCCTTGCTACCCTAAGGGGTGTGCATATTTAATTTAAGCCACCCTGCTTTGGGTTAATTAAGTCTATCCTGTGGACTTGAGGAGGATTAACTTGGATTTGCCTTTTTGAAAAAGGTGATGGCTCACTTGCTTCACGTACTCTATCGTGCCTTGCTCCTCGGTCACTGGCAGTGGGGCCAGTGACCTCTGATTGGATGGTGTGTGCCCCACTGTCGGCGGGTAATCACCACTTCTTTGTTACTGGTTGGTTGGTTAACCCGGCAAATTATAATT
Proteins encoded in this window:
- the LOC117840681 gene encoding uncharacterized protein — translated: MAPPAAAAGGSEAEGAPRMAKFLCSFGGSILPRPVDGCLRYVGGDTRIVMLPRDISYADLAARMRELYKDADIIKYQQPDEDLDALVSVVNDDDVVNMMEEYDKVIASGEVFTRLRIFLFSQNLDDDAASAVVHYNVDERETERRYVDALNNLGDVNTPSSPVSVEQLFGIVGNDSGIPDFAGLRHLNVPRPSQSQRYGEMDSPWSPAYVSPGQYAVHDPRDFPVSPSSARFQVGAEDFDERTPDDFVRQSPKYRHYEAQSPPHMDNLVWLPPGAVIQQNAGFPGNLSRSNNFLDGNSVGEHGRLPFQQGQGSMTDPRYMDPRWTRPAQQHFDQASMTNEYPGHPSNSCSNCYRSGEHYMGGQDIRMENGVYVKEQNGGHPPMFYNESHLHDRVWHAHTSQSHQRYEDPRLHLPGNGRVIEPYIVDTNPVNSVFAPNKVYEMHSATLGRSSHESPHYFHGSCELINDTYHNQQVGGSGSYVQPAGFEESPGQHYNHSSTYGADSFYQMQQNLPPIQSLRRRANSPVHAGSPYDSPHLPMPNGSIPMPNGSINTNFVRNTGDVSPRIPGLPAYERMPNPWAPPNGSIPYRVVGHDVPAAMESTSALGPRSNPITAQYVQPFIAPESVQHQHGAPSREVNPERAYADHIPPPYVDGRVAVSALPLTDQLSRLDTNTMKKPEGPEYDNSTRNVNEGTPLHAVDETNTLPRHVGAVHEVDPKQKPTEHEIRTKQLEAGVTALQECGDISEDRLNFVPELIASLKKAALEDATETQMAQSDANAAVSPVPDDDDNGKKLDVATAGNTDAIQDSDLHGSSDQQKSSKIESTTAEAEALSKGLQTINNDDLEEIRELGSGTYGAVYHGKWRGCDVAIKRIKASCFAGRPSERERLIADFWKEALILSSVHHPNVVSFYGVVRDGPDGSLATVTEFMVNGSLKQFLRKKDRTIDRRKRVILAMDAAFGMEYLHGKNIVHFDLKCENLLVNMRDPQRPICKIGDLGLSKVKQHTLVSGGVRGTLPWMAPELLSGKSNMVSEKIDVYSFGIVMWELLTGEEPYSDMRAAEIIGGIVNDSLRPQIPAWCDPEWKALMESCWSSDPTERPSFTDISQRLRKMAAAMNVK